Proteins encoded in a region of the Thermoanaerobaculia bacterium genome:
- the thpR gene encoding RNA 2',3'-cyclic phosphodiesterase, with protein sequence MNAAAARLFVAIDPPEPVRESLAPICRDLAGAKWTRPGQLHVTLRFLGSVPVEAVAGIAERLRAVSFEPFELTARGFGVFPSFRSPRVLWIALSPAAPLEELHDAVERRLDGAVAPDEKRFSPHLTLARLDGTRGSAVREWIARREAFSTAPWSVPSFSLYASSLTPSGAVHRELGSYPLGRANAAAE encoded by the coding sequence ATGAACGCCGCCGCCGCGCGACTCTTCGTCGCGATCGACCCGCCCGAACCGGTCCGGGAGTCGCTCGCGCCGATCTGCCGCGACCTCGCCGGCGCGAAGTGGACGCGTCCCGGCCAGCTCCACGTGACGCTCCGATTCCTCGGTTCGGTCCCGGTCGAGGCCGTCGCCGGAATCGCCGAACGCCTGCGGGCCGTGAGCTTCGAGCCCTTCGAGCTCACCGCCCGGGGATTCGGCGTCTTCCCCTCCTTCCGGTCCCCGAGAGTGCTCTGGATCGCGCTCTCCCCCGCGGCGCCGCTCGAAGAGCTGCACGACGCGGTCGAACGGCGGCTCGACGGCGCCGTCGCTCCGGACGAAAAACGGTTCTCGCCGCATCTGACGCTCGCGCGGCTCGACGGAACCCGGGGATCGGCCGTCCGCGAATGGATCGCCCGGCGTGAGGCGTTCTCGACCGCGCCGTGGAGCGTCCCGTCGTTCTCGCTCTACGCGAGCTCTCTCACCCCCTCGGGCGCCGTTCACCGGGAGCTCGGGAGCTATCCG